TGACATAACTAGCAAATACCAGCAAGGGCAACCAACAATACAGGTGATCAAGAAAGGAGGAATAGAAGAGGTATAAAAGCTGAATTGCACATTTTTTCTGATTTCTACTGTTAAACTGATACGCATGAAATAATTAACTCAaaggttttggggttttttttttctttccgtGTTTTTGCTTAGCATGAGGTTGTGTATCATGAGGAAACGGTGACTGCCTCCAAGGTGCTGGAGAATGTCGAGATTGTCGAGGTCCAGATTTCTCAAGCAGACAACATGTTCCGTTGCAACAAGTGTGACCGCAGCTTCAAGCTGTACTACCATCTTAAACAGCACTTGAAAACACACCTGGGCTCGCTGGAGAAGCCCCACGTGTGTAACCACTGTGGTAAAGCTTACACACGAGAGGGTGCCTTGAAGCAGCACATCAGCACATTTCACTTTGATGCCGAGGAACTGTCTCGAAACCAGAAACCCCAAAAGAAAGTGCATGTTTGTGAATACTGCAAGAAGCACTTTGACCACTTCGGACACTTTAAGGAGCACTTGCGAAAGCACACAGGTGAAAAATTCACACTGTTTGAACTCACTTTGTTTATAATGAAAAGTACAAAGGTCTGGCAACTAAACATAAGTTATCATAGTTGTCCAGTAgatctgttttttgtgtttccaaCATTGAGACACATCTCTGTCTTTTTGTGCCCATTTTTTAGGCGAAAAACCTTATGAGTGTCCAGATTGTCATGAGCGATTTGCACGGAATAGCACACTGAAGTGCCATATGGCAGCCTGTCAGAATGGGGCGGGAGCCAAGAAGGGACGGAAGAAACTCTATGAGTGCCAGGTACAGTTTGTTCTCAGTCAGGGCCATCAAGTTCTCCCTGAAGGGATTCGGAAAGTTGTTCAATGGGGCAGCACTGAAACTCgtgtcaataaaaataaaagtcccGGTACATACTAAATGTTCCACTTTTGGGGTGAAAAAAGGATGACCCAACTGTTTTGGGTCATCACAGACATGCACCCTTTATATCTGCACTGTTGAGTTTGTGCATTAACATGTTGAACATGGTGGGCATGACAAAACACCGTATTTTGTCAAATAATGTCTTCCAACTCTGAACTATCAAAATACATGTACATGAGAACAAACAGGAATGTGGGACAGGAAAAGCTTTTATGGATATTTGGAAAATATGGCTGAGGTGAAGAGGggtagttattttttttatttatttttttataaatgtgagaatttatcatttatttgttAGTATAAATCTGGAATAAGTCATTCAGGACTCGTTCCCACATCAAAGGAAACCAGTTAAGTTGGTTCGGGGTATTTGACTAGGATACCTCCTGGGTGCGGTGTTCTAGACATGCCCAAACAGGAAGATCCCCCAGGACAGATGCAGGACATGCAGGAGAAATTAGTTTTTTAGCTGGCCTGGGAATTGCTCGGGGTTTGCCCATATCACCCGGAGAAGGTGGCGGGAGAGAGGGAGGTGTGGGCTTCTCTGTTTAGGCTGCTGTCCTTGCAGCCCGGGCCCTGGATAAACATGAGAGaattaatggatggatggagtttATATATATTAGTGATGGTGTCACCTTGGATTGCAAGTTATTGTATTGTAATTTGTTGTATCACTTTACTCCCTATATTACTGTGCTATTATCATGACCTCTTCTTTTGCGCTCCACCTTCAGGTCTGCAGTAGTGTGTTCAACAGCTGGGACCAGTTCAAAGACCACCTTGTGAGCCACACCGGAGTCAAGCCCAACCACTGCACCATATGTGACATGTGGTTCACCCAGCCGAAAGAGCTGAAGGCACACCTCAAAGAGATCCATTCCATTGAGGATAAGTTAAACGACGAACTGGTCATTACCGACTCTGCTGCAACCGCTGCTCTCACCATAGCAGCACAGAACATGGAGGGAGCCGAAACTGTCCTGTTGGAAGACGGCATTCAGGTTGAACACGTCACAGTGGAGCCTGTAGATGTGATGGAGATGGAAGAGACTGCCACGGTTGTAATGGAGGATGGAGGGGTGGCGGAGATGTGTGAGGAGGACATGGAAAGATTAAAACAGGCTGGAGTGCAGATCCAGGTTGTACACGTGACCACAACTGAAGTTGACGGGCAGCACGTGGTGAACTCTCAGGTGGAAGTACAGATGGAGGGAGAGATGGTGAATGTTGAGGAAGCAGAACATGCAGCGGTTGTATGAGAATGTGAAAAAGAATCTTTAATGAACTGCTGGACACTCTTAGTCCCTAACAGCTTTATTCTCCTGCAatggacattttatttttggtaCACATCTCTGCATGTGAGAAGCCGCATGTCACCTCAGTACTTCCTGATGTCTGTTACATTGAATGTCAGTTCCCACCGCCTTCACTGCTATGGACAGAGTTATCATTGTCTTGCTGTAGGAGCTGTTTGCCATCGTATGCCATATTCTCGATGTCGGCAGTCCTTCATcaattcatttttgtgtttttcttcaaatgttttgttttttgaacttGGGTCACTTTCTATGATAAATTGACACAGATGTTGCTGCAGCTCATATGCTGCAGATTCCTCTTGTTGTTAATAatgatgtttattttattaacttTCGGTGGTTTGTAGGGGGAAAATCAGCTATGAAATAAAACTGGTTTCAAGAGTGGGCTAGTTCTCGATCTTTATACTTAGATCTTGAAGATTAAAAAATTAACActgtttataaaaacaaaaacaaaattaggaATGCATTTCAATTAGTGCAATTTCAAAGAGGTCAGTAATCCACACCAGGTGTATGGTGCATACATGCATATTGCCTTATATACATCTGTTAGCAGGTAAACACAGCTGCTCCTTTATCCAATCAGATTTGTCCACCAAGACAAacccaataaataaataaaaaaacatttaaacaaaaggaTAATGGAGTTGCATATCTGCTGGATGTGATTGTGCTAGAAAGTTtagccttttatttattttgtatcatGGATACATACCTATACCATAtatgttatgttttgtttttttttaacttgtaccTTTTGCACAGGTTATCCACATAGAGCACAATAAAGATGTTGGTAAGTATTTGTTTTAAGCAAAGAAAGTTACTGTAGTTTCATTGTAGTTTTTGGCATTCTGAAGTGAAGACTCTAAAACGtcaaatgattagtttattttaattaagCATTCGTTTTGAAATGTACTACAACTAGTGTGTCCCGAaggcaaatatatatatatatatatatatatatatatatatatatataatgtgtgtgtgggtatcTGTGGACATGACAAACGTTTTGATTCTCTCCTGCACAAACTAAAGaattttctatttttgttttcatttaaatctatatttttaaatttctgtttgCGTGTTCACTAATCTGGACAGCCCACGTAGGTCTCCTGACCCTGCCTTGAACCCCTGCTGCGTTAATAGCCTGTCCAGCTAGCACGGGGCGTGACGCGCAGGTTAGGTTACCTGTTGTGTCTCGCCGCATGCCCGGGACAGCTCCTGAGGTACTGAGCTGAAGTGGTCCTAATTCTCGGCTCTTATTGGTTACGAGATAGACGGCGGACTCCTAGAGACGCCGTTGATTCGTCGGTTCACCCGCTCGTTCAGCGGATTTCCTTCACAACAGAGAGAAAGCTGCAGCAGAGCCGGTGAGCTCAATGTCACCGGGTACCGGAGAGGATGGATTTGGGAGGAAGGTCGGTATACATTGTCGCCACGGGCCCATGAAGATGCTCACCCAAGTAAGACCGATTCTCACATGCAGCATATCCGTTTTTTTTTACGCTAGTCTTATGATCTATGAGCCTTGGGTAAATGAGAACTGGCCTGCTCGCTATCATTGAACGTAAATACTCAGTCATTAGCTAATGCTGTTTAAGATGTTTCCTCGATAAATGGGTGTTGTTTGAAAACGTTGCcaacaaaaatgcattttttaaaaacctacATCGACACCTCAGTTCATATACCCGCTGGCGACCCAGCAGGGCTTTATCTCGTTTTCTCTGAGGGTGGTTGGCTAGAGCCCCTACAGTGGACCCAGATTTTACTGCACTGGACTTTAATATCttttcttttacttgttttttttttttttttttaaattctgtcagGTATGCACATGCATTCAAAGTTAAAGTCACCAACCCCGCTTGTAGCTGCACACGCACATTTATGCATATAACCTACCTACAAAATGCAACAGTTAACTGGAGATCCACCTAAACTCTGTTCAACTTCTCATACCGCTTTTGACCGGGCTCGATTACATGAGGCTCGGAATGAATAAAGTCTGGCTCTAACACCTGTTGGTTTTTACCAGTGTGTTATGACGAATGCCAGTCATTTTCCCCAAATTCACCTTTTACCTCATCATCTTCCTCTGTGGTAAAGGCTTGGGAGCAGTGCTTTGCTTCCTTATAGCCTGCTCTACTGGTTTTCCTgcattaataatttaaaatctTCCCTCCTGTTATAAGGAAATGATATGAAATTAATAAGTAATACTTTTTGACTTTTTTGGTTTGCCCCAAGGAGCAAATACCTGCAAGATGTGAAAAGTTAAGCAAGTAATCTGTACTGCATTAAGCAGTGTTTTGCACACTTAAACCTGAAGCTGATCATTTTTCTGTCTTATAAAGgcaaaagggggaaaaatagCCTTCTTGAGTTAATTTTATCTCCActtgaagcaaaaaaaaagttcttaaaTTTATATTCCTTTTCATGATCATTCAGTCAGTGAACATGAAACATTGTGCTTCATGTGTCTTTCTTTGATGCACGCCTCTTTGATGTGCTGACAGTGAATAACATGCAAACTCAGACGGCTCTTTAAAGCCGGAAATCATAAACGACCGAATAGAATTTAGATTTGAAGCACCAGATGCAGGATATATGTTGTTTGCAGCAATGTCCTGTTATTGTGCTCCCCTCTAATGCTGTCATGGTGACTTTGGTTAAGGCCTCAGAGATATAGCCCTCTGTTGCTCACCAAGATGTACTTGAATCTGCACAGTACTGTGTGCTCTGTATTGCCAGGCTTAGGGAATAGTAGCTCAGGTGAGTCATGCTGcataacaagaaaaaagaaaaacaaaatttttaGCATTTAATCATAGGAGTAGAAAAGTATATGCAGAAACCAATTAAGCAGCGTCTTTGCAAAGCAACTTTGTCCAAGTTATTTCCTTGTTGCTGTGCATCCTTTGAAGCCTCTGCCACTGTGCtttggactgtgtgtgtgtaaatgtgtgtcaGGGGAAAGGGATTTAGAGgtcactctgttttttttttctttttttttgaattgTGAAATATTTGCCCCATAGATTCCAGAGAGGCCTGCTTCTCTGTCCCTAGGGCCCATGGTCCTCATTGTTGAAGCTCTTTCACTGTTGAGCTTTTCACTCTTGTCAGCTGTGCGCCTCTGTTAACACACTGGGGAGCTTTGTGTGGGGTGAACTCGCTGTCTGCACATGTGTATGCTTTCACGTGCATGTGCCTGTCCGAGGAAAGAGtctgttaatgtgtgtgtgcgtgtgcactgAATGAGAGAAAATGAGATACAAGCGCGGGTGAACTGAATGAATGGAAAGCAAAGTGAGGGGTTTTTTCAGAGAGGAGGAACTCTTTTACATACAGCAGCTTTGTACCCTTCTTAAGTAAAGACACAAACAGGCATTTTTGCAATAGGAACCATAACAGATGGAAAGAGCAAGTAAATCTTGATCCGCAGCTGCTGTGGATGGGCTCTTGTGTTTTCCGTTGTTGGAGCGTCTGAAGAGGCTGCTGATGCTAGCAGAGTGATCAGCAGCCGGCAGACCCTACTTCTTCCCTTTAGGGATCTTGAGACAAGTGACTGGCTGTCTGGTGAGTGAAGAAGGACTCCCACTTGGCAGAGCTGATTGTGTTTGCTTATGAACGCCCAGCTGTTTGCAGTCTCATACACTTTCATACATTtctattatttgttttttacatttggtGCTTCAAACAAGTGAAGATTGCATTCAATATTAAGTCATAGCATTAACTGTATCGGGAATGCAACTAATTtagaatttaaaatatttagcaTTACTTCCTCAAACAACTCAATAAGGAAAATACTCATAACACCTTAGGTCTGTTAGTTTTTCTCATTATCAGTAACTTTCTTTGTTACATGGACAAATATCATTTTTTCAttgcaatatttcatttttcaacAACTTTTTGCAGCAACAGTATCTCAGTGCAATCTGAGTGGAATCTCAGTGCATTCACCACTGTGAACGGTTTATGAATTTTTGCATGCAGTTTGTTCACGGATCCGCTGTTGCGCACGTGTTGGTGTGTTTATATGTCTTTCAGTCTGCTCATATACACAATTGGCAAGGGTACTCGCAGGCTCAGTGCAACTGTAAATATGACACTATGTACTCTCTTCCTTGAGGAGATCCAGTTAATGCCTAATCCTCAACCCTACACAAACACGTTTGGTCAGTGTTCATCACTAAGCAACCTGCTAGATGTGTTATACAGTGGAAGCCGAGGACAAAGCAATCTCAGTAAATACCCATTTATGGACCTTTTCTGAAGATACTCTAAACTCAGTTGCTATCAGTAGAGCCAGTGTAGTTTACCAGTTGTTTTACTCAATATGGCAAATGTTTCCCTGATTATTAGAGCACGTTTGAGACTATTATAGTATTTGTAATGTTAAGAAATGGAAACACGTGTCTGTATTTGCATATATTCAGACATATTAATCAATCCTGTTCATTCAGGAATATGCTTAAAGAAAATGTCTGGAAAAAAAACTGGTAATAATGGTGATTGGGGTACCAAAACTTTCCATGCTCTTCTTCATTGTTAACCAGTTTATCTCATGCATGGCTGTcctttagtgtttttatttactcaCATAAAAGGCATGTATTCGGCACATGGTGCTTTGTGCTATAAAGCGCGTCTCTCCTCCCTTAGCAAGTCCTTTTAGGCTGCCCTAGATCAATGCGCAGATATTCATGGTTCCATGGCAGGAAGGTGTTTGAAAGCTGGAAGACTCTAGGCCTCACAAAAGAGAACCGCTTTGATTCTCTGGCGAGCCTTCAACAcagattcattcattttaatataTGGACAGTTGATGGAGAGCCTTTGAAAGCTCCATGTTACACTAACCATTTCTGTTCCCTTTACGTACGACTTATTACTATTTGTTATTTGTTATGCCAgcacaaatgttttctttgggcacaatttaattagtttattgtttattagtttgttcagatgcacCAAGCCCATCGCGCCCTAGTGTTGATATACAAggattttgttaaaaaaaaaaaaacagtcgaACAGGTGTATATTGGGGATTTACCTGGATAATTGGAGTCTTGGTGAGTGTATGAGACCAGTCCTGTGTGTGTAAGACTGAATCTAAGTATTCTGCCCATGGTTGCTgtaacaaaagaaaattaaCACCCAATTTGAATGTGTGGctcattcatattttttttttattgttttggctaACAGTGGAACCTCATCAATTATTGTTGGTTAATTTGATTGTTTGGAGTCTCTCAGCTTTTATACTTTAGTTCCAACCTTTGACTTAATAGCCAATGTGTTAAAAGAAGGGAGATTTAAAGcttgcaatatatatatatatatatatatatatatatatatatatatatatattgtgtacAGTACACAGTTGTATTTTTTGATGTAATTCCATTAAGGAGTCAGGCTGCTAAATTATGCACCTGAGCTGGTTTAAGTATCAAGAGTGCATCCTTTCACTCTGAAAAGAATTTTGTTCAACGTTCCAGTTTGAAATAATACATGGTTAGATATAACATATAGTATCTAAGACAAAACCATTTTTTGGTGGAATCAAGGTTGATTTACAGTGCAGTTCTGAAACAACTCCAGATTTACTCCAATTACTATTCACCAAATTCTTTCATTAAGTTATTTTATTTGCCAGATTAATCACTGTAGAACAGACATTTTATTTAACTTGCACCTTGCCAATCGGATTCGCCTTTTCTTTTCCATCTCACGGGACATTGTTAGACGTGTGTTCCCAGAGCAGTACACAGTTATCACCTAATTACACTCTTTTGCACTCGCACACCTCAcatcaaacacaaacagcaggagGTGTGACATAGTGCAATGAAATGATCAAGGTTAGTCATGCAGGTATTTCAGGTTGTGAGTGTCTTCTTCGTCGCAGAGAGTAACGAGTATCTCAGATTTGTTTATTCTGGCTCTCCTAGCAACCCCAGCCTGCAGCACATTTGGAGCATGAGTCAAGCAGCAGACGAAGTAGGAGCTTCTGCGCACATTAACAAGCTCTCAAGAAGATACTGCACAGGTACATTTGTGTtatccttttaaaaacaaacttaagATGGAATCtggaataaatgtgtttttctggagACGCTTGATCCATATAGAGACTAGAATACTGCATGGATGTTCTTAGGTAGGTAAACCAacattaagtaaaaaaaaaaggcacctgGAAAGTAAAAGAGGCTGTCATGAGCTTTGATATAGACAGAAAATATAACATAGAAGACGCTTACTTTTATGTCtgtcttttccttcatttcaggTAACCACTCCATGGCTGCACCCTGACACTATCATCTGTTCATCCCCTCTGCCCCAGCCTCCCCCCCTCTTATCCAGCtcctctcccctcctcctcACCCTGTGGCCTATTTATACCCTGGATACTCGAAGCAGTCTATTAAAGCCCACGGACCTGTTCAGAAAAAGACTCCAGAGTAAGCCTAAATTCCCCGTTTATCTTATCTCTGTGCTCGTCACCTTTTCCTGAACATCCGTAAGTGAGGAAAACTAAAATATCAACAAGTGCTTTAGTCTTCAGATTACAAGCTGCAAGGACAGTTTAAGCTACAGCAGATTTTTGGAAATTCTGGATGAAGCATGAGCTTGGACCCACTGATTTTCACTCATTTAGCAGAAAAGCAGTCTTCCAAGTTAAACCATGCTTATTGGCTCACTTGTCTATGTGACTTTGGTAGATTTCGACAAGAACACTAAAGGACTTACCTTCTAAATGGAAAAGGATCACACATTCAAAGGTAAGTCAAGGCTTCTGTCGCATGCAAATTTGCTTTATCAGTTTTCATATCGAATCCATCATAGTACAGCAGAACCAGGATAGTAGGCTATATGCATAAATTCAAAATTGATACTATCGTGCATACGTTTCGCGTTCTCATTTCACGTCACGCTGATTATGTCTGCAATCATATTATTGCTGTTGTGAACATATTGTAAAAGTGTGGAACAAAACAGTCTCACAGCAAAGTTAAAATTTATTGTTAATCTGCTAATAAAAATAGAGCACATATTGAAGTGGGCATCACATTTATGATATATTAcatgtatttttagttttaggAATGGAGACACAAACATTATAGTTATCATAATAGTTtaatctgcatttaaaaaattgcTTTGAAGGTGATTCTGTTAAGAAAAACGGGGTATTCAAAATGTATtgagaaataattttttaaaaaacgacttttttttccatattcTGTATCCAGTCTTGCATCAATTCCTGCTATGAACTAAGCCCAGACCGCCTTGTGTGTCACCTGCAGGATGACTGCAGTCTACCCCTCTGAGAGTAGCCCGGAAGGGGCTGAAGCTGGGACTCAGACAGCAGGCTCTAAGGGGTCAGGAGCAGGAGGAACCACCGGGACCAGCTCAGTAACTGGGGTCAAGAGCACGGATTCTCATGGAGACTCGGTCCGAGGTTCCATTGGAAGCACGGTGGCCTCTACTAGTAGCAGCCAAAGGAACGCCCGCTGGAGCCGGCAGGACAGCTCTGACATAAACACAGATGATGAGGGAGCCACCGTCCGCCGCCTCACTCCCCTGGAAAGGCTGAACCTGGATATGTGCCAGGATGAAAGGTATGGTGATTGTAAGTTACTTGTTATATTTttcattgtgggttttttttctttttttttacttgccagATTGTGAAAATTGGTATTAAATGCTTTATTATCTAAACTGGTGGCAGGTTGGTCCGTGAGCTAACAGTAGGCAGAAGAATCGGCTTCTACAAAATTCACGGAGAGCTCGGGTGTGGaaatttctcccatgttaagctGGGAATTCATGCCCTCACCAAAGGTAAACCCCACTGTGAAACGAATGACTTGTAGCAATATTTACAGACATTTGCACAGCGTCACCTAAAAACATCGCATAAACACACTGGAATAAAAAAACGAGACGCATAAGCTTCCTTTTATAACGGTGGCTTCTTATTAGACTTAATAAGTTGGGTGATAACCTGTTTCCATTAATGGGCTGCAACACTACCAAATGTGTGCTTATAGCAATTTACTAACATGGTGATTTGTGCCTGGCCAGGGGGCTGATTCAGCCACAAAGAGACAGACTGTCTGCTGCCCTTGAACAGATGGATTGATTAGAGATCTCCAGTTTCCTTAGCGACGGCTAAAATTGCTGCATGCCTCATCAAAGGCTACAACGACGGAGGAA
This region of Pelmatolapia mariae isolate MD_Pm_ZW linkage group LG12, Pm_UMD_F_2, whole genome shotgun sequence genomic DNA includes:
- the znf131 gene encoding zinc finger protein 131 isoform X1; translated protein: MCLFLKTDQAIMAAEVEVEASVGSEYPAHYKVMMDKLNEQRQLDQFTDITLIVDGHQFRAHKAVLAACSQFFHKFFQDFTQEPLVEIEGVSNTAFRQLMEFTYTATLAVAGEEEAYDVWKAAEYLQMQEAIKALNNKLNESSSLTARSKGKKRKIAETSNVITETLPSVEGEQVQIEVIGEGPIEVEESGLEEVVDAAKNAQAASDDSALALLADITSKYQQGQPTIQVIKKGGIEEHEVVYHEETVTASKVLENVEIVEVQISQADNMFRCNKCDRSFKLYYHLKQHLKTHLGSLEKPHVCNHCGKAYTREGALKQHISTFHFDAEELSRNQKPQKKVHVCEYCKKHFDHFGHFKEHLRKHTGEKPYECPDCHERFARNSTLKCHMAACQNGAGAKKGRKKLYECQVCSSVFNSWDQFKDHLVSHTGVKPNHCTICDMWFTQPKELKAHLKEIHSIEDKLNDELVITDSAATAALTIAAQNMEGAETVLLEDGIQVEHVTVEPVDVMEMEETATVVMEDGGVAEMCEEDMERLKQAGVQIQVVHVTTTEVDGQHVVNSQVEVQMEGEMVNVEEAEHAAVV
- the znf131 gene encoding zinc finger protein 131 isoform X2; this translates as MAAEVEVEASVGSEYPAHYKVMMDKLNEQRQLDQFTDITLIVDGHQFRAHKAVLAACSQFFHKFFQDFTQEPLVEIEGVSNTAFRQLMEFTYTATLAVAGEEEAYDVWKAAEYLQMQEAIKALNNKLNESSSLTARSKGKKRKIAETSNVITETLPSVEGEQVQIEVIGEGPIEVEESGLEEVVDAAKNAQAASDDSALALLADITSKYQQGQPTIQVIKKGGIEEHEVVYHEETVTASKVLENVEIVEVQISQADNMFRCNKCDRSFKLYYHLKQHLKTHLGSLEKPHVCNHCGKAYTREGALKQHISTFHFDAEELSRNQKPQKKVHVCEYCKKHFDHFGHFKEHLRKHTGEKPYECPDCHERFARNSTLKCHMAACQNGAGAKKGRKKLYECQVCSSVFNSWDQFKDHLVSHTGVKPNHCTICDMWFTQPKELKAHLKEIHSIEDKLNDELVITDSAATAALTIAAQNMEGAETVLLEDGIQVEHVTVEPVDVMEMEETATVVMEDGGVAEMCEEDMERLKQAGVQIQVVHVTTTEVDGQHVVNSQVEVQMEGEMVNVEEAEHAAVV
- the znf131 gene encoding zinc finger protein 131 isoform X3 gives rise to the protein MEFTYTATLAVAGEEEAYDVWKAAEYLQMQEAIKALNNKLNESSSLTARSKGKKRKIAETSNVITETLPSVEGEQVQIEVIGEGPIEVEESGLEEVVDAAKNAQAASDDSALALLADITSKYQQGQPTIQVIKKGGIEEHEVVYHEETVTASKVLENVEIVEVQISQADNMFRCNKCDRSFKLYYHLKQHLKTHLGSLEKPHVCNHCGKAYTREGALKQHISTFHFDAEELSRNQKPQKKVHVCEYCKKHFDHFGHFKEHLRKHTGEKPYECPDCHERFARNSTLKCHMAACQNGAGAKKGRKKLYECQVCSSVFNSWDQFKDHLVSHTGVKPNHCTICDMWFTQPKELKAHLKEIHSIEDKLNDELVITDSAATAALTIAAQNMEGAETVLLEDGIQVEHVTVEPVDVMEMEETATVVMEDGGVAEMCEEDMERLKQAGVQIQVVHVTTTEVDGQHVVNSQVEVQMEGEMVNVEEAEHAAVV